The region CTGGCCGATTCCGCTTTCGGTGGCCATCGCCGTCCTCGCGTCCGTGTCCCCGGACATCGGCGATGATCTGGATCTCCAGCGGGTGCTGCAGTTCCTCCCCTTCTTCGTCCTGGGACTGGCGCTGCGGCCGGAGCACTTCAAGATGGTGCAGCGGCGGGCCGTGCGGATCGCCTCCCTGCCGGTCTTCGCCAGTGCGCTGGTGATGGCCTACTGGGCGGCGCCCCGGATGAGCTCGGCGTGGTTCTACCACCGGGACAGCGCCCAGGAATTGGGCACCACCTGGTGGATCGGCGCGGTGATGACGCTGGCGCTCTTCGGGTGCTCGATCGTGATGGTGGCCTGCTTCTTCTCCTGGGTGCCGACCCGGCGGACGTGGTTCACGGTGCTCGGCGCCGGGACGCTGTACGGCTATCTGCTGCACGGCTTCCTGGCCAAGGGCTCGCGGTTCTGGGGCTGGTTCGACGACTACGAGTGGCTGCACTCGCCGCTCGGGGAGATCGCGGTCACCCTGCTCGCGGCGGGCATCGTGACGGCCCTGTGCACCCCGCCGGTCCGCAGGATGTTCCGCTTCGCGATGGAGCCGACGATGGCCTGGGCGTTCCGGAAGGACCCGGCCGACTCCGCGCGGGCCCGCGTCGGCGCCTGAGCGCGCGCCCTTCCCGGCCCCGCCGGTACGGGACCCCGGTGGCGGAGCAGGAGCCCGGTGGCGGAGGACGGACCCGGCGGCGGGGAGAGCGGACGGACCGCTTCCGGACCGGCCGGCGTCCTGGTTACGCGTCCCGGCAGATCAGCAGCAGCGCACGGTCGTCGTTGACGTCCTTGGCGACGGCCTCGATCAGATGCCAGGCGGCCCCGGCGAACCCGCCGGCCACATAGCGGTCGGCCTCGCCGGTCAGCCGGTCGATGCCCTCGGCGATATCGCGGTCGGCGGCCTCCACCAGGCCGTCGGTGAACAGCATCAGGACGTCGCCCGGCCGCAGCGTCCCCTTGACCGGGTCGAACTGGGCGCCGTCGTAGACGCCGAGCAGCGGCCCCTCCCCCGGCTTCTCCTCCCAGCGGCCGCTGCCGGCGCTGAGCTGGAGGGCCGGCAGATGGCCGGCGGAGAGCAGTTCGTAGTCGCCGGACTCCAGGTCGAGGACGAGGTGGATGGAGGTCGCGAACCCCTCGTCCCAGTCCTGGCGCAGCAGATAGCCGTTGGCGGCGGGCAGGAAGCCGTGCGGCGGCAGCGAGCCGAGCAGGCCGCCGAAGGCGCCGGACAGCAGCAGCGCGCGGGAGGCCGCGTCCATGCCCTTGCCGGAGACGTCCGTCAGCACCACTTCGAGGATGTCGCCGCCGTGGGTGCGGGAGGCCACCACGAAGTCGCCGGAGAAGGACTGCCCGCCGGCCGGACGCAGCGCCATCTCGTGGTGCCAGCCCTCGGGCAGCCGGGGCAGTTCGCTCTGGACGCGGATGCGTTCGCGCAGGTCGAAGAGCATCGTGCCGCCGCGCCGCCAGGGCACGCCGACCCGGCTGCGGAACTGCGCGATCAGCAGGCCGAAGAGCCCGACCGCGGCGACGACCAGGACCGTGCCCGGGGTGATCCGGTCCGGTCCGGCGTCGTACGGGCCGAACAGGGCGGCCTCGACGACCAGGGCGGCCGCGGACGCGCCGTACAGAACCAGGAGGTTGGCCGGCCGCAGCAGCAGTCCCCCGGCGATGACCGGGAGGACCAGTGCCGCCGGGGCGATCCATTCGGGCCACCGGAGCGTGCCCGCGGCGATGGCGGGTATGGCGAGGAGGAGGACGGCCAGTGCGAAGCGGTCGGAGCCCTCACCACGGAAGTAGTCGACTCCGGCCTTGCGCACGCCGATACGGGCCCGGTGCAGACCTTTGTGCATCCGAGCCGTCAGGGTTTCCGTGCCCTGGCCGCTTGTCATTGTTCTGGGACCTTATCCACCCGTTCGGCGGCGCGTCGATTCGCCGCACGTAGCCCCGGAGAATAGCCGGGAAACACCGTTCGAAATACGGTCGCGCGGCCGGAGGGCGCCCTGCTAGGGATGGCGCATGGCAAGCGAATTGCGGACGTTGCGGGACACCGAATGGGACAACTGGTCGAACGCCCTGAACCGGGCGTTCGGCGGGCTGCCGCTGCCCGAGGAGAACCGTGCGCTCCAGCGCGCCGTCACCGAGCCGGAGCGGTCGTTCGGCATCTGGGACGACGGCGACTGTGTCGCCACGGCGGGGGCGTTCTCCTTCGGGCTGACGGTGCCGGGCGGGGCCGAGGTGCCGGCGGCCGGTGTCACGGCGGTGAGCGTGCGGTCCACGCACCGCCGCCGCGGGCTGCTGCGGTCGATGATGCGGCACCAGTTGGCGGACGTCCGGGAGCGCGGTGAGCCGCTGGCGGTGCTGACCTCCTCCGAGCCGGCGATCTACGGCCGGTTCGGCTACGGGCCGGCGGCCCAGGACATGCGGCTGGCGGTGGACACCGTGCGGCTGCCCGCCCCGGAACTGCCCGGCGTGGACGGCGTACGGCTGCGGCTGGTCGATCCGGTGGTCGCGGTGGCCGACTGCGAGCGGGTCTACGCCCGGCTGGTACCCACCCGGCCCGGGATGCTGGCCCGGCGCCCCGGGTGGGAACGGCTCCCCGTACGGGACGATCCGAACGGGCGGGACGGGGCCGGGGTGCTGCAGTGCGTGGTGGCCGAGGTGGACGGCGAGGTGCGGGGGTACGCGCGCTTCGCGGTGCAGCCCAGCCACGACCACACCGGGCCGACCGGGAAGGTGCTGCTGCGGGACGTCGAGGCGCTGGACCCGGTGGGGTACGCGGCGCTGTGGCGCTTTCTGTTCGGGATCGATCTGACGACGTCGGTGTCGGTGCGCACCCGGCCGGTGGACGATGCGCTGCTGCACCTCGTCCCGGACATGCGGCGGTGCGACATCCGGCTGGACGAGTCGTTGTTCGTCCGTCCGGTGGAGGTGGGCGCGGCGCTGGCGGCGCGGGCGTACCGGACGCCGGTGGAGGTGGTGCTGGAGGTGTCGGACCCGTTCTGCCCGTGGAACGAGGGGCGTTGGCGGCTGTCCGGCGACGCGGCGGGCGCCGCCTGCGCGCGGACCACGGCCCCGGCCGAACTGGCGCTGTCCGTACGGGAGCTGGGGTCGGCCTATCTGGGCGGGTTCTCGCTGCGCGCGCTGGCGGCGGCGGGGCGGGTGCGCGAGCTGCGGCCCGGTGCGCTGGCGGAGGCCGCGCGGGCGTTCGGCTCGGAGGTGGCGCCCTGGCTGCCGCACGGGTTCTGAGGGCCCGGCCGGCCCGCGGCGGCGGTCAGCCGCCGGCGGAGGGCTGACAGCCCGGGCACCAGAAGAGGTTGCGGGCGGCGAGACCGGCGGTGCGGATCTCGCCGCCGCAGATGTGGCAGCCCAGGTGGGCGCGGCGGTAGACGTACACCTCGCCGCCGTGGTCGTCGACCCGCGGCGGGCGGCCCATGGCCTCCGGCAGGTGTTCCGGGCGGACGGTGTCGATCCGGTTGTGCCGGACGCCCTCGGCCATCAGGAACACCAGGTCGGCCCAGATCGCGTCCCATTCGGTGCGGGTGAGGTCGCGGCCGGGGCGGTAGGGGTCGATGCGGTGGCGGAAGAGGACCTCGGCGCGGTAGACGTTGCCGACCCCGGCGATGATCTTCTGGTCGAGCAGCAGCGCCGCGATCGTCGTACGGCTGCGGGAGATCCGCTGCCAGGCGCGGGTGCCGTCGTCGCCGGGGCGCAGCGGGTCGGGGCCCAGCCGGTCGTGTATCGCGTCCTTCTCGTCCTCGGTGATCAGCGCGCAGGTGGTGGGGCCGCGGAGGTCCGCGTAGGCGGACGCGTTCGCGAGCCGGAGGCGCACGGTGTCGGTGGGCGGCGGGGCGGGGGCCGTGCCGAAGCCGAGCTTGCCGAACAGGCCGAGGTGGATGTGGACCCAGCGATGGGCGTCCCCCGTGGACTGAGGGGGATCGTCGGAGGTCGCTGGGGGAAGGCCGAAGCCGAGGAAGAGGTGTTTGCCGTGCGCCTCGGCGGTCGTCATGACCTGGCCGTCGACGAGCGCCGCACCGCCCGCGAACTTGCCCTGGGGGCTGCTCGCCCGTACCGGTCCGCCCTCGAAGCGGGAGCGGTGGTCCAGGGCGAGGCGGTGGATCGTATGCCCCTCGGGCACGGGTGTCCTCCAGTGGGCGCGCCCGCCCGCCCCGTCGGCCGGGGCGGGCGGGCGGCAGAGTCAGTGGGGGGTGTCAGCCCTGGGGGTGGTGGGCCGGGACGGGCGGCAGTTCGCCGGTGGTCTCGTAGGCCGAGAGCATGTCGATGCGGCGGGTGTGCCGTTCCTCACCCGAGTAGGGGGTGGCGAGGAAGATCTCGATGAACTTGGTCGCCTCCTCCTCGGTGTGCATCCGGCCGCCCACGGAGATCACGTTGGCGTTGTTGTGCTCGCGGCCGAGCTTGGCGGTCTCCTCGCTCCAGGCGAGTGCGGCCCGTACGCCCTTGACCTTGTTCGCGGCGATCTGCTCGCCGTTGCCGGAGCCGCCGATCACGATGCCGAGGCTGTCCGGGTCGGCGGCGGTCCGCTCCGCGGCGCGCAGGCAGAACGGCGGGTAGTCGTCCTGGGCGTCGTAGATGTGGGGACCGCAGTCGACGGGCTCGTGGCCATGGGCCGTGAGCCACTCGACGAGGTGGTTCTTGAGGTCGAAACCTGCATGGTCGGAACCGAGGTACACGCGCATGCGATGAGTGTGACACGAGCCGGGCCGGGTAGGCGCCGCCGGGTCGTCCCAGGGATGCGTGTACAGAAAGCCACCCCCCACCTTCCGTACGCAAGCGCAATCCGTAACCCTCCAGGGTTTCACACAACAATCCGGCTTCAGGCCTTCCAATCCACGGTTAACGAAGATCTAATGCGGGGGATCCATCCGCGAACCACGAAGGACGGTGCACATGGGCGCGCACCTTCCCCCGAGCTCTCACGGAGCAGCAGGGGACACCCCCACCACCACAGCTGTCCCCACTGCCGGTGATCTCGGCGGCGGAGGGACCGGGGGGCAGTCGCAGGAAGGGCTGCAGGCAGGACTCAAGAACCGCCATCTGTCGATGATCGCCATCGGCGGTGTCATCGGCGCCGGCCTGTTCGTCGGCTCCGGAGCCGGCATCGCGGCCGCCGGTCCCGGCATCCTGCTCTCCTACGCGCTGACCGGCCTGCTGGTCGTGCTCGTGATGCGCATGCTGGGCGAGATGGCCGCGGCCTCTCCCACCTCCGGTTCCTTCTCCGCCTACGCGGACCGGGCGCTGGGCCGCTGGGCCGGATTCACGATCGGCTGGCTGTACTGGTTCTTCTGGTCGGTCGTGCTGGCCGTCGAGGCGACCGCGGCCGCCGCGATCCTCACCGGCTGGGTCCCGGCCGTCCCGCAGTGGGCCTGGGCGCTGCTGGTGATGATCGTGCTGACCGGCACGAACCTGGTCTCGGTCGGCTCGTTCGGCGAGTTCGAGTTCTGGTTCGCCGGGATCAAGGTCGTCGCGATCGTCGTCTTCATCGTGGTCGGCGCGCTGGCGATATTCGGGCTGCCGCCCGGCGGCGCCCCGGTCGGCACGGAGAACCTGACCGGGCACGGCGGCTTCCTGCCGCACGGACCCGGCGCGATCCTCTCCGGCATGCTGCTGGTGGTCTTCTCCTTCATGGGCAGCGAGATCGTCACGCTGGCGGCGAGCGAGTCGCCGAACCCGGTGCAGGCCGTCCGCAAGGCCGTCAACAGCGTGATCTGGCGGATCGCGCTCTTCTACATCGGCTCGATCGCGGTGATCGTGACGCTGCTGCCGTGGAACGCCAAGGCGGTGGAGAAGAGCCCGTACGTGGCCGTGCTGGAGTCGCTGGACATCCCGTACGCGGGCACCGTGATGGACGTCGTGGTGCTGACCGCGGTGCTGTCCTGTCTGAACTCCGGGCTCTACACCGCCTCCCGGATGGCGTTCTCGCTCGGCCAGCGCGGGGATGCGCCGAAGTCGTTCGCCACCGTCAACAAGGGCGGGGTGCCGGCGGTCGCGATCTGGGCGTCGGTCGCCTTCGGCTTCGTCGCGACGATCTTCAGCTACACGTCGAAGGACACGATCTTCCAGTTCCTGCTGAACTCGTCGGGCGCGGTGGCGCTCTTCGTGTGGCTGGTCATCTGCCTCTCGCAGCTGCGGATGCGCCGGACCCTGGAGCGGGAGACGCCGGAGCGGCTGACCGTGCGGATGTGGCTCTACCCGTGGCTGACCTACGCGACGATCGCGCTGATCGTCTTCGTGATCGGCTACATGTTCTACAACCCCGACGGGCGCAAGCAGATGGTGCTGTCGGTGGTCGCGGCCGTGGTGGTGCTGGCGGTCGGGCTGATCCTGGACCGGCGGCGGCCGCGGACGGCCGTGGCGGACGGAGCGGGCGCCCCCGGCGCCGGCGCCGGGGTGACGGACCGGGCCTAGTACGGCGAGCACGTGAAGGGGCCGGGCCCCGTACACACCCTGCGGTGTGTACGGGGCCCGGCCCCTTCGCGTATGCGGCGTACGTTCCGGTCAGCCGCGGCGCCCGGCCAGCTTCCAGGCCGTGGGCAGCGCGCCCATGGCCAGGGCGGCCTTGAGGGCGTCGCCGATCAGGAACGGGACGAGGCCGACGGCGACGGCCTGGCCGAGGGACATGCCGGTGCTCAGCGCCAGGTAGGGGACGCCGACGGCGTAGATCAGGGCCGTACCGGCGGCCATGGTGGCGGCGGTGCGCAGCATCCCGCGGTCGCCGCCGCGACGGGCCAGGGCGCCCACGGCGGTGGCGGCGAGCATCATGCCCACGATGTAGCCGAAGGTGGCGCCGCCCGCGCCCGAGGCACCGCCGGCGAACCACGGCATGCCCGCCATGCCGGCCAGGGCGTACAGCACCATCGACAGCAGACCGCGGCCCGCGCCGAGCGAGGCGCCGACCAGGAGGGCGGCGAAGGTCTGGCCCGTGACCGGGACCGGGGAGCCGGGGACCGGGACGGCGATCTGGGCCGCGATGCCGGTGAGCGCGGCGCCGCCGAGGACCAGCGCGGCGTCACGGACGCGGGCGCGGGAGGCGGTGGCGGCCGGCAGCAGATCGGCGAGGACCGTGCCAGGACGGGAGAGAGCGGCAGTGCTCATCGGGGCTCCGCGGGGTGTGAGAGGGACAGGACGGGACGCGATGACGTTAGTCCAGCGGGCCGACGGCGATCATCGTGTGGCAGCGACAAAGCCGCAGCGGCCCGCTTGGAGACTTCCGAACAACCGCCAGAATGCCCGGCCCCGGCGGGACGCGGGACGTCATTGCAGGTCAAGTGATGCTCATCACGGCCGGGGCCGCTTCCGGACGCCGGTTTTGTGGTAGCGCGCGACGTGCGGCGACACTGGGCGCGCCCCGCGGTGACCTGTGGAGTTCCCCCAACCCGCCGGCGGCCCCCGCCGCCCCGGCCCTTGCGAGAGTACGAGCCCATGCACGACGCACCGACCCAAGCCGTCGAGCCCTCTTCGGGGACGGTCACCGAAGGGAAACAGCCGCTGTCCGGGGGGCTCAAGCAGCGCCATCTGACGATGCTGGGCCTGGGCGGAGTGATCGGCGCGGGCCTGTTCGTCGGCTCCGGCGCGGGCATAGCCGTGGCCGGCCCCGGGATCGTGCTGTCGTATCTGATCGCGGGCGCGCTGGCCACGCTGGTGATGCGGATGCTCGGCGAGATGTCGTCGGCGATCCCGGCCTCCGGCGCGTTCTCGGTGCACGCGGAGCGGGCGCTGGGGCGCTGGGCCGGTTTCAGCGTCGGCTGGCTCTACTGGTTCCTGCTGGTCGTGGTGCTCGCCGTGGAGGCCACCGGCGCGGCCCAGATAGCCAACGGCTGGGTGCCGGGGGTGCCGCAGTGGGGCTGGGTGCTGATCTTCATGGTCGTCTTCACCGCCGCCAACCTGGCCGCGGTGAAGAACTTCGGCGAGTTCGAGTTCTGGTTCGCGACGCTGAAGGTCACCGCGATCGTGCTCTTCCTCGCGCTGAGCCTGCTGGCCGTCTTCGGGGTGCTGCCGGACACCGAGCCCGTCGGGCTGGCGAACCTCACCGGGCACGGCGGTTTCCTGCCGCACGGCTGGTCCGGGGTGGTCTCCGGGGTCCTGGCGGTGGTGTTCGCCTTCGGCGGCCTGGAGGTCGTCACCATCGCCGCGGCCGAGTCGGACGATCCGGCGCGCGCGGTGGGCCGGGCGGTGCGCAGCGCGGTGTGGCGCATCCTGTTCTTCTACGTCGGCTCGATGCTGGTCATCGTGACCCTGCTGCCCTGGTTGTCGATGCAGCCGGGCAAGAGCCCGTACGTCGCGGTGCTGGACGGCATCGGGGTGCCGGGCGCCGGCCAGATCATGAACATCGTGGTGTTCGTGGCCCTGCTGTCCGCGCTGAACGCCAACCTCTACGGCTCGTCGCGGATGGTCTTCTCGCTGGCCGAGCGGGGCGAGGCGCCGCGGTCCCTGCTGAAGGTGTCGGGCGGCGGGGTGCCGCGCCGCGCCGTGCTCGCCTCGGTGGCCTTCGGCTTCGTCTCCGTGCTGCTGAATCTGAAATGGCCGGATTCGGTCTTCCTCTACATGCTCAACGCGGTCGGCGCGGTGCTGCTCTTCGTCTGGGGCCTGATCGCCGTCTCCCAGCTGCGGCTGCGGCCGCGGATCGCCCGCGAGGCGCCCGAGAAGCTGACCCTGCGGATGTGGGGGTTCCCCTACCTGACCTGGGCGGCGCTGGTGGCGATGGGCGGTGTGCTGGTGCTGATGCTGACCGATGACGCGGCCCGGCCGCAGCTTCTGTGGTCCGCCGGGGCGACCGGTGCGGTGCTGCTCGTCGCGGGCGTACGCGCGCTCCGGGAGCGCCGCGCGCGCCGTTGAGACCCCTGCCCCAGAGTTCACCCCACGTCACAATCGACGACGAAATGAACACATACAGTCGCGATCACGTCTGAATACCGAACATTCACTGCACGACTGTTGCCCTGAGCGGACACCGGCGCTCAAACTGAGCCCGCTTTGCCGAGGACCCCGGATTCAGCCGTCGGCAGGCCCTGCGCGACCTGCCCGCCCCGGTGGGGGTCCAGGGGGCTCGCCAGCACCGTCGCACCGGTCGCGGCCCGGGGAGAACGCAGTATCGCCTTGCTCCGCTCTCACCTACTGGGACAGGTACGACATGAATCGGACACCCTCGTCCGCCGCACCCGCGCGCGAGCACGGCGACGCGGTCCAGGGCGCCGGCCCCGGCAGCGATTCCACGCTGTCCAACGGCCTCAAGCAGCGCCACCTCTCGATGATCGCCCTGGGCGGGGTGATCGGCGCGGGACTGTTCGTCGGCTCCCGCGCCGGCATCGCGGCGGCCGGACCGTCGATCGTGCTCGCCTACGCCGTCTCCGGCGCGCTGGTCATGCTGATCATGCGGATGCTCGGCGAGATGGCCGCGGCGAACCCGGCCTCCGGCTCCTTCTCCGTGCACGCCGAGCGCTCCATAGGCTCCTGGGCCGGGTTCACGGCGGGCTGGATGTTCACCGCGCTGCTGTGTGTGGCGGTGGCCGCCGAGGCACTCGGCGCCGCGGACGTGATGGTGCAGTGGTTCCCGGACAGCCAGCCCTGGATGTGGGTCCTGCTGTTCATGGTGATCTTCACCGGCACGAACCTGACCGCGGTCTCCAACTTCGGTGAGTTCGAGTTCTGGTTCGCCGCCCTGAAGGTCGCGGCGATCGGCATCTTCCTGGTCCTGGGCGTGCTCGCCATCTTCGGCGTGCTCCCCGGCACCCACGCCCCGGGCACCTCGCACCTCACCGGTGACGGCGGCTTCCTCCCCAAGGGCGTCGACGGCCTGATGGTCGGCCTGCTGGCCTCGGTGTTCGCCTACGGCGGCCTGGAGACGGTGACCATCGCGGCCGCCGAGTCCAAGGACCCGGTGCGCGGTGTGGCCCGCGCGGTGCGCACCGCGATGTGGCGCATCGCCCTCTTCTACGTCGGCTCGATGGCGGTCATCGTCACCGTCATCCCCTGGAGCGCCCCCTCCATCGCCAAGAGCGGCCCGTACGTGGCGGTCCTGGACTACCTGAAGATCCCGGCGGCCGGCCAGATCATGAACGTGGTCATCCTCGTCGCGCTGCTCTCCGCGGTGAACGCCAACCTCTACGGCTCCTCGCGGATGGCGTACTCCCTCATCTCCCGCGGCCAGGGCCCGGCCTTCCTCGGCAAGGTCAGCAGCGGCGTCCCCCGCCGTGCCGTCCTGACGTGCTCCGCCTTCGGCTTCCTCGCGGTCCTCTTCAGCTTCTGGTGGCCCACCACGGTCTTCCAGTGGCTGCTGAACATGGTCGGCGCGGCCGTCCTGGTGGTGTGGGGCTTCATCGCCACCGCCCAGCTGCGGATGCGCCGGACGCTGGAGCGCGAGGCGCCCGAGAAGCTCGTGGTGAAGATGTGGGCCTTCCCGGTCCTGACCTGGGTGGCACTGGCGGGCATCATCGCCGTGCTGCTGCTGATGCTGCGCGATGAGAACCAGCGGATCCAGCTGCTGTTCACCGGC is a window of Streptomyces caniferus DNA encoding:
- a CDS encoding Fpg/Nei family DNA glycosylase translates to MPEGHTIHRLALDHRSRFEGGPVRASSPQGKFAGGAALVDGQVMTTAEAHGKHLFLGFGLPPATSDDPPQSTGDAHRWVHIHLGLFGKLGFGTAPAPPPTDTVRLRLANASAYADLRGPTTCALITEDEKDAIHDRLGPDPLRPGDDGTRAWQRISRSRTTIAALLLDQKIIAGVGNVYRAEVLFRHRIDPYRPGRDLTRTEWDAIWADLVFLMAEGVRHNRIDTVRPEHLPEAMGRPPRVDDHGGEVYVYRRAHLGCHICGGEIRTAGLAARNLFWCPGCQPSAGG
- a CDS encoding PP2C family protein-serine/threonine phosphatase codes for the protein MTSGQGTETLTARMHKGLHRARIGVRKAGVDYFRGEGSDRFALAVLLLAIPAIAAGTLRWPEWIAPAALVLPVIAGGLLLRPANLLVLYGASAAALVVEAALFGPYDAGPDRITPGTVLVVAAVGLFGLLIAQFRSRVGVPWRRGGTMLFDLRERIRVQSELPRLPEGWHHEMALRPAGGQSFSGDFVVASRTHGGDILEVVLTDVSGKGMDAASRALLLSGAFGGLLGSLPPHGFLPAANGYLLRQDWDEGFATSIHLVLDLESGDYELLSAGHLPALQLSAGSGRWEEKPGEGPLLGVYDGAQFDPVKGTLRPGDVLMLFTDGLVEAADRDIAEGIDRLTGEADRYVAGGFAGAAWHLIEAVAKDVNDDRALLLICRDA
- a CDS encoding amino acid permease is translated as MNRTPSSAAPAREHGDAVQGAGPGSDSTLSNGLKQRHLSMIALGGVIGAGLFVGSRAGIAAAGPSIVLAYAVSGALVMLIMRMLGEMAAANPASGSFSVHAERSIGSWAGFTAGWMFTALLCVAVAAEALGAADVMVQWFPDSQPWMWVLLFMVIFTGTNLTAVSNFGEFEFWFAALKVAAIGIFLVLGVLAIFGVLPGTHAPGTSHLTGDGGFLPKGVDGLMVGLLASVFAYGGLETVTIAAAESKDPVRGVARAVRTAMWRIALFYVGSMAVIVTVIPWSAPSIAKSGPYVAVLDYLKIPAAGQIMNVVILVALLSAVNANLYGSSRMAYSLISRGQGPAFLGKVSSGVPRRAVLTCSAFGFLAVLFSFWWPTTVFQWLLNMVGAAVLVVWGFIATAQLRMRRTLEREAPEKLVVKMWAFPVLTWVALAGIIAVLLLMLRDENQRIQLLFTGGFGLVLAVIGLVRQRSLGRGTGPAGQ
- a CDS encoding biotin transporter BioY, with the protein product MSTAALSRPGTVLADLLPAATASRARVRDAALVLGGAALTGIAAQIAVPVPGSPVPVTGQTFAALLVGASLGAGRGLLSMVLYALAGMAGMPWFAGGASGAGGATFGYIVGMMLAATAVGALARRGGDRGMLRTAATMAAGTALIYAVGVPYLALSTGMSLGQAVAVGLVPFLIGDALKAALAMGALPTAWKLAGRRG
- a CDS encoding amino acid permease, producing MGAHLPPSSHGAAGDTPTTTAVPTAGDLGGGGTGGQSQEGLQAGLKNRHLSMIAIGGVIGAGLFVGSGAGIAAAGPGILLSYALTGLLVVLVMRMLGEMAAASPTSGSFSAYADRALGRWAGFTIGWLYWFFWSVVLAVEATAAAAILTGWVPAVPQWAWALLVMIVLTGTNLVSVGSFGEFEFWFAGIKVVAIVVFIVVGALAIFGLPPGGAPVGTENLTGHGGFLPHGPGAILSGMLLVVFSFMGSEIVTLAASESPNPVQAVRKAVNSVIWRIALFYIGSIAVIVTLLPWNAKAVEKSPYVAVLESLDIPYAGTVMDVVVLTAVLSCLNSGLYTASRMAFSLGQRGDAPKSFATVNKGGVPAVAIWASVAFGFVATIFSYTSKDTIFQFLLNSSGAVALFVWLVICLSQLRMRRTLERETPERLTVRMWLYPWLTYATIALIVFVIGYMFYNPDGRKQMVLSVVAAVVVLAVGLILDRRRPRTAVADGAGAPGAGAGVTDRA
- a CDS encoding acyltransferase family protein, with the protein product MFPAAPTPRRELPPARAAEGTDRPEPTERPSDTEGAAGAAAPAPKSGGRNAFFDNAKYLAIVLVAMGHAWEPLTDGSRAAEALYMTVYTFHMPAFIIISGYFSRSFDMRKDRLQRLVTGVAVPYVLFETAYAFFKRWADDDPGHPISLLDPWFLTWFLVALFIWRLTTPLWKVVRWPIPLSVAIAVLASVSPDIGDDLDLQRVLQFLPFFVLGLALRPEHFKMVQRRAVRIASLPVFASALVMAYWAAPRMSSAWFYHRDSAQELGTTWWIGAVMTLALFGCSIVMVACFFSWVPTRRTWFTVLGAGTLYGYLLHGFLAKGSRFWGWFDDYEWLHSPLGEIAVTLLAAGIVTALCTPPVRRMFRFAMEPTMAWAFRKDPADSARARVGA
- a CDS encoding GNAT family N-acetyltransferase, which codes for MASELRTLRDTEWDNWSNALNRAFGGLPLPEENRALQRAVTEPERSFGIWDDGDCVATAGAFSFGLTVPGGAEVPAAGVTAVSVRSTHRRRGLLRSMMRHQLADVRERGEPLAVLTSSEPAIYGRFGYGPAAQDMRLAVDTVRLPAPELPGVDGVRLRLVDPVVAVADCERVYARLVPTRPGMLARRPGWERLPVRDDPNGRDGAGVLQCVVAEVDGEVRGYARFAVQPSHDHTGPTGKVLLRDVEALDPVGYAALWRFLFGIDLTTSVSVRTRPVDDALLHLVPDMRRCDIRLDESLFVRPVEVGAALAARAYRTPVEVVLEVSDPFCPWNEGRWRLSGDAAGAACARTTAPAELALSVRELGSAYLGGFSLRALAAAGRVRELRPGALAEAARAFGSEVAPWLPHGF
- a CDS encoding ribose-5-phosphate isomerase, whose product is MRVYLGSDHAGFDLKNHLVEWLTAHGHEPVDCGPHIYDAQDDYPPFCLRAAERTAADPDSLGIVIGGSGNGEQIAANKVKGVRAALAWSEETAKLGREHNNANVISVGGRMHTEEEATKFIEIFLATPYSGEERHTRRIDMLSAYETTGELPPVPAHHPQG
- a CDS encoding amino acid permease, whose protein sequence is MHDAPTQAVEPSSGTVTEGKQPLSGGLKQRHLTMLGLGGVIGAGLFVGSGAGIAVAGPGIVLSYLIAGALATLVMRMLGEMSSAIPASGAFSVHAERALGRWAGFSVGWLYWFLLVVVLAVEATGAAQIANGWVPGVPQWGWVLIFMVVFTAANLAAVKNFGEFEFWFATLKVTAIVLFLALSLLAVFGVLPDTEPVGLANLTGHGGFLPHGWSGVVSGVLAVVFAFGGLEVVTIAAAESDDPARAVGRAVRSAVWRILFFYVGSMLVIVTLLPWLSMQPGKSPYVAVLDGIGVPGAGQIMNIVVFVALLSALNANLYGSSRMVFSLAERGEAPRSLLKVSGGGVPRRAVLASVAFGFVSVLLNLKWPDSVFLYMLNAVGAVLLFVWGLIAVSQLRLRPRIAREAPEKLTLRMWGFPYLTWAALVAMGGVLVLMLTDDAARPQLLWSAGATGAVLLVAGVRALRERRARR